One genomic region from Mauremys reevesii isolate NIE-2019 linkage group 7, ASM1616193v1, whole genome shotgun sequence encodes:
- the LOC120409002 gene encoding interferon-induced protein with tetratricopeptide repeats 5-like isoform X2 — protein sequence MSISKNSIKTVLLQLECHFTWTLLKDDVDLDNLEETICDQIEFLITKSKISNYNLLAYVKHMKGNSEEALESLQKAEEEVQTNHADEVDRKSLVTWGNYAWVYYHMNKLQEAQSYIGKVESSCKKLSSASRYKIQLPEIYCEQGWALLKFGIKYYERAKTCFEKALEEEPNNPEFNSGYAIAIYRLEDFLTKGSSGEDSSLEPLRRAVRLNPNDTFVMALLALKLQDIDQVEEGEKYIKEALQKTPDLPYLLRYAAKFYRKKGLVEKSLGFLKKALEFTPTSGFLHHQIGLCYRTQLYKMKKATKYPPREQMEELIRFCIFHFKMVVEQKSKFMYAYIDLASMYAEGNQYQEAEDTFQKVFKMEKLTCDEKQQLHYRYGRFQEYHKKSESEAINHYTKGLKIEKNSHERNLCKYALKKLIERRIQRGPADAKNFSILGLIHQLNGEKPQAIECYEKALALEPDNEEYISALCEIRLSIEI from the exons ATGAG TATTTCCAAGAATTCGATAAAAACTGTCTTGCTGCAACTTGAATGCCATTTTACATGGACTTTGCTGAAGGATGATGTTGATCTTGATAACTTAGAGGAAACAATTTGTGATCAGATTGAGTTTCTAATCACAAAATCCAAAATCAGTAATTATAATCTGCTAGCCTATGTGAAACACATGAAAGGCAACAGTGAGGAAGCTCTGGAAAGTCTACAAAAAGCTGAAGAAGAAGTTCAGACAAATCATGCAGATGAGGTTGACAGGAAAAGTCTTGTTACCTGGGGAAACTATGCTTGGGTCTATTACCATATGAACAAACTTCAAGAAGCTCAATCCTACATAGGCAAGGTAGAAAGCAGCTGCAAAAAGCTCTCAAGTGCATCTCGCTATAAGATTCAGCTCCCTGAGATCTACTGTGAACAAGGGTGGGCACTATTAAAGTTTGGAATAAAGTATTATGAAAGAGCAAAGACATGCTTTGAAAAGGCTCTGGAAGAGGAACCCAACAATCCAGAATTTAATTCTGGCTATGCAATTGCCATATACCGCCTGGAAGATTTTCTTACAAAAGGCTCTTCTGGTGAGGACTCATCACTGGAACCTTTAAGGCGTGCAGTAAGACTGAATCCAAATGACACTTTTGTTATGGCACTCCTTGCACTGAAACTTCAGGACATAGACCAAGTCGAAGAAGGAGAAAAGTACATCAAAGAAGCATTGCAAAAAACCCCAGATCTTCCCTATTTATTGCGATATGCTGCAAAGTTTTACAGAAAAAAAGGACTAGTGGAGAAATCACTGGGGTTTTTGAAAAAGGCATTAGAATTTACACCAACCTCTGGCTTCCTGCATCATCAGATAGGTCTTTGCTACAGAACACAATTATACAAAATGAAAAAAGCTACAAAATATCCACCTAGAGAGCAGATGGAGGAACTGATTCGATtttgcatttttcattttaaaatggtgGTGGAGCAAAAATCAAAGTTTATGTATGCCTATATTGACCTAGCAAGCATGTATGCAGAAGGAAATCAATATCAAGAAGCAGAAGACACCTTTCAAAAAGTATTTAAGATGGAGAAACTCACCTGTGATGAGAAGCAACAACTCCACTACCGCTATGGACGCTTTCAGGAATATCACAAAAAGTCCGAATCTGAGGCCATTAATCATTACACAAAAGGGCTGAAAATTGAGAAAAACTCGCATGAAAGAAACCTGTGTAAATATGCTCTGAAGAAATTAATAGAAAGGAGAATTCAGAGAGGCCCTGCAGATGCTAAAAATTTCAGTATTCTTGGACTTATTCACCAACTGAATGGGGAGAAGCCTCAAGCAATTGAGTGTTATGAGAAAGCCCTGGCATTGGAGCCTGATAATGAAGAATACATAAGCGCTCTCTGTGAGATACGGCTTTCCATAGAAATCTAA
- the LOC120409002 gene encoding interferon-induced protein with tetratricopeptide repeats 5-like isoform X1 — MSSISKNSIKTVLLQLECHFTWTLLKDDVDLDNLEETICDQIEFLITKSKISNYNLLAYVKHMKGNSEEALESLQKAEEEVQTNHADEVDRKSLVTWGNYAWVYYHMNKLQEAQSYIGKVESSCKKLSSASRYKIQLPEIYCEQGWALLKFGIKYYERAKTCFEKALEEEPNNPEFNSGYAIAIYRLEDFLTKGSSGEDSSLEPLRRAVRLNPNDTFVMALLALKLQDIDQVEEGEKYIKEALQKTPDLPYLLRYAAKFYRKKGLVEKSLGFLKKALEFTPTSGFLHHQIGLCYRTQLYKMKKATKYPPREQMEELIRFCIFHFKMVVEQKSKFMYAYIDLASMYAEGNQYQEAEDTFQKVFKMEKLTCDEKQQLHYRYGRFQEYHKKSESEAINHYTKGLKIEKNSHERNLCKYALKKLIERRIQRGPADAKNFSILGLIHQLNGEKPQAIECYEKALALEPDNEEYISALCEIRLSIEI; from the exons ATGAG cAGTATTTCCAAGAATTCGATAAAAACTGTCTTGCTGCAACTTGAATGCCATTTTACATGGACTTTGCTGAAGGATGATGTTGATCTTGATAACTTAGAGGAAACAATTTGTGATCAGATTGAGTTTCTAATCACAAAATCCAAAATCAGTAATTATAATCTGCTAGCCTATGTGAAACACATGAAAGGCAACAGTGAGGAAGCTCTGGAAAGTCTACAAAAAGCTGAAGAAGAAGTTCAGACAAATCATGCAGATGAGGTTGACAGGAAAAGTCTTGTTACCTGGGGAAACTATGCTTGGGTCTATTACCATATGAACAAACTTCAAGAAGCTCAATCCTACATAGGCAAGGTAGAAAGCAGCTGCAAAAAGCTCTCAAGTGCATCTCGCTATAAGATTCAGCTCCCTGAGATCTACTGTGAACAAGGGTGGGCACTATTAAAGTTTGGAATAAAGTATTATGAAAGAGCAAAGACATGCTTTGAAAAGGCTCTGGAAGAGGAACCCAACAATCCAGAATTTAATTCTGGCTATGCAATTGCCATATACCGCCTGGAAGATTTTCTTACAAAAGGCTCTTCTGGTGAGGACTCATCACTGGAACCTTTAAGGCGTGCAGTAAGACTGAATCCAAATGACACTTTTGTTATGGCACTCCTTGCACTGAAACTTCAGGACATAGACCAAGTCGAAGAAGGAGAAAAGTACATCAAAGAAGCATTGCAAAAAACCCCAGATCTTCCCTATTTATTGCGATATGCTGCAAAGTTTTACAGAAAAAAAGGACTAGTGGAGAAATCACTGGGGTTTTTGAAAAAGGCATTAGAATTTACACCAACCTCTGGCTTCCTGCATCATCAGATAGGTCTTTGCTACAGAACACAATTATACAAAATGAAAAAAGCTACAAAATATCCACCTAGAGAGCAGATGGAGGAACTGATTCGATtttgcatttttcattttaaaatggtgGTGGAGCAAAAATCAAAGTTTATGTATGCCTATATTGACCTAGCAAGCATGTATGCAGAAGGAAATCAATATCAAGAAGCAGAAGACACCTTTCAAAAAGTATTTAAGATGGAGAAACTCACCTGTGATGAGAAGCAACAACTCCACTACCGCTATGGACGCTTTCAGGAATATCACAAAAAGTCCGAATCTGAGGCCATTAATCATTACACAAAAGGGCTGAAAATTGAGAAAAACTCGCATGAAAGAAACCTGTGTAAATATGCTCTGAAGAAATTAATAGAAAGGAGAATTCAGAGAGGCCCTGCAGATGCTAAAAATTTCAGTATTCTTGGACTTATTCACCAACTGAATGGGGAGAAGCCTCAAGCAATTGAGTGTTATGAGAAAGCCCTGGCATTGGAGCCTGATAATGAAGAATACATAAGCGCTCTCTGTGAGATACGGCTTTCCATAGAAATCTAA